Genomic segment of Geminocystis herdmanii PCC 6308:
CATTAACGAGTTAAAGTAATAAATCTATGCCACGTCGTGAAGATATAAACAAAATTCTCATTTTAGGTTCAGGACCGATTATCATAGGACAAGCCTGTGAATTTGACTATTCTGGTACACAAGCCTGTAAAGCGCTACGGGAAGAAGGCTATCAAGTGGTTTTAGTCAATTCTAACCCTGCTACCATTATGACTGATCCTGAGACCGCAGAGCGCACCTATATCGAACCCATCACCCCCGAAATTGTCGAGAAAATCATCGCTAAAGAACGTCCTGACGCTCTTCTTCCTACGATGGGAGGACAAACAGCTTTAAATACTGCCGTTGCCTTAGCCGAATCGGGCGCATTGAATAAATACGGGGTAGAGTTGATTGGTGCGAAGTTACCTGCTATCAAGATGGCAGAAGACAGGGAATTGTTTAAGGAAGCTATGGCGAGAATTGGTGTTCCTGTGTGTCCTTCTGGTATTGCTTGTAATTGGGAAGAAGCTAAAGCCGTAGCGGAAGAAATTGGTTCGTATCCTTTAATTATACGTCCTGCTTTCACTATGGGGGGTACAGGAGGAGGTATTGCCTATAACCAAGAGGAATACGAGGAAATGGCGAAATTCGGTATTGATGCCTCGCCCATGTCACAAATTCTGGTGGAAAAATCCCTCATCGGTTGGAAAGAGTACGAGTTAGAAGTAATGCGAGATATGGCGGATAATGTAGTTATTGTCTGTTCGATCGAGAACATTGATCCTATGGGAGTACATACTGGGGATTCTATCACCGTCGCCCCTGCACAAACTTTAACGGATAAAGAATATCAACGGTTAAGAGACTACTCTAAGGCAATTATTCGAGAAATTGGGGTAGAAACAGGAGGCTCAAATATTCAGTTTTCCGTTAACCCCGTCAATGGTGATGTTATCGTAATTGAAATGAATCCTCGTGTATCTCGATCGAGCGCTTTAGCCTCGAAAGCCACTGGTTTCCCCATTGCCAAATTTGCCGCCAAGTTAGCCGTGGGTTACAGTCTCGATGAGATTTCTAACGATATTACCAAGAAAACCCCTGCCTCTTTTGAGCCAACCATCGACTATGTTGTAACTAAAATACCACGTTTTGCCTTTGAGAAGTTCCCCGGTTCATCTCCTGTTTTAACTACTCAAATGAAGTCTGTTGGGGAAGCAATGGCCATCGGACGTACTTTTGCCGAATCCTTCCAAAAAGCCTTAAGATCACTGGAAACTGGTCGTTTTGGCTTTGGTTGTGACAAAAATGAGACTTTACCCACCTTATCTCAAATTAGCTCCCATTTACGCACCCCCACCCCCGAAAGAATTTTTAGCGTCTATCATGCTTTAAGATTAGGGATGACGGTAGAACAAATTTTCGAGTTAACAGCGATCGATCCTTGGTTTTTGCGTAAAATGCAGGAAATTGTCGAAATCGAGAAATATATGAGACGTAAGGCATTAAAAGAAATTACCGCGCCCGAAATGCGTTTCATTAAACAACACGGTTTTAGCGATCGCCAAATCGCCTTCGCCACCAAAACCACAGAAGATGAAGTGAGAAATTTCCGTAAATCTTTAGGTATTTTACCCATTTATAAACTGGTGGATACTTGCGCCGCCGAATTTGAAGCCTTCACGCCTTATTATTACTCCACCTACGAAGCAGGAGAAAATGAAAGCATCCCGACGGATAAACGCAAAGTAATGATTTTGGGCGGTGGTCCTAATCGTATCGGTCAAGGTATAGAATTTGATTACTGCTGTTGTCATGCCTCTTTCTCTCTCCAAGACGCAGGTTTTGAAATCATCATGGTTAACTCTAACCCTGAAACCGTCTCTACTGACTACGATACCAGCGATCGACTTTATTTTGAACCATTAACGAAGGAAGACGTTTTAAACATCATCGAAGCGGAAAATCCAGAAGGCGTTATCATTCAATTTGGAGGACAAACTCCCCTCAAATTAGCTGTACCTTTGAAAGACTACCTCGCTAATCCCACTACTACCGTCACCACCAAGATTTGGGGTACTTCTCCCGATTCGATCGACACGGCAGAAGACAGAGAGAAATTTGAGGCAATTTTAAATGAATTGAACATTAAACAACCCCCCAACGGCATTGCTAGAAGTTTTCAGGAATCGAAAATCATTTCTAACAAAATCGGTTATCCTGTGGTAGTGCGTCCTTCCTATGTATTGGGAGGACGGGGAATGCGCATTGTTTATAATGATGCAGAATTAGAACAATATATGCGCTACGCTGTGGACATTGAGCCTGATCATCCCATTTTAATCGATAAATTCCTCCAAAATGCGATCGAAGTCGATATTGATGCGCTGTGCGATGCAACAGGTAAAGTTGTCATTGGTGGTATCATGGAACACATCGAGGAAGCAGGTGTCCACTCTGGAGACTCCGCTTGTTCAATCCCTTATATTACCCTTTCTGAAGCCACCGTCAACACTTTGCGCACTTGGACAGAAAAACTAGCAAAATCCTTAAACGTCATTGGTTTAATGAATATTCAATACGCAGTACAAGGGGAAACTTGTTACATCCTCGAAGCCAACCCAAGGGCTTCCCGTACTGTACCTTTTGTGTCGAAAGCCATAGGACGACCTTTAGCGAAAATTGCTTCCCTCGTGATGTCAGGGAAAACCCTTGAAGAATTAGGGGTGACAGAGGAAATTATCCCTAACCATATCTCCGTCAAAGAGGCTGTATTGCCTTTCAATAAGTTTGTGGGTACAGATACCTTACTAGGTCCTGAAATGCGTAGCACAGGGGAGGTAATGGGCATAGATAGCGATTTTGGTAAGGCATTCGCTAAAGCTGAAATTGGTGCGGGTGTATTCGTCCAGACTTCGGGAACGGTATTTATTTCTATGAACGATCGAGATAAGAATACGATCGTACCTGTAGCGAAAGACTTAGTAGAACTAGGTTTTAACATTGTAGCTACAGAAGGAACGAAAAAAGTACTTGTGGAAAATGGTGTAAAAAATGTTGAATTAGTGTTGAAACTCCATGAAGGTCGCCCTCATGTCGTGGATGCGATTAAAAATAAACAAATTCAGTTTATTATCAACACTCCTAACAGTGATGAAGAAACCCAAACTGATGGTCGTACCATTCGTCGATCGGCTTTAGACTACAAACTACCGATTATTACCACGATCGCAGGAGCTAAAGCAACAGTAGAAGCAATTCGATCGCTCCAGTCTGAACCGTTACAGGTTAAGGCTTTACAGGATTATTTTGTGTAATCTTATTCTCCCCTCTATAATATGAGGGGATTGTTATATTTATTTAAACGTATGTACTTTATGGAGAAAATTCAGTCAAATATTATTTTACCTGAAGGTTCTTTTCTCGCAGATTTGGATATTTTTACGAGTGAAGATAAATCTTATTTAATGAAAATATATGAATTATGGCTAAGTCTTTCCAAAATGCTAAATAAAATGGGTGCAAGAAGCGTTAACTTGCCGGAAGGCTTATCAGAAGGTGCTTTTTGTCTTGCTATGAATGTAGGTAGATTGAGAAAAATTTATAGCTCTAGTAATCAGAAAATTAATACTTCTTTTGATTGTTATGATCTTACTAAAAACAAAAGAATACAGGTAAAAGCCTGTAGTATATTACCTGATTTAACAACTTTTGGACCAAAATCTCAATGGGATGAATTATATTTTTTAGATTTTTATAAAAATGGTCAATATTTAGGAGATTTTGATATTTATTTAATTCCTAATGAATTAATCTATAATCATCCTGTTAATAAAAATGAAACATTTATTGATCATCAAAAACAAGGACGAAGACCTCGATTTAGTATTTATAAAGATTTAATTTTAAAACATAATATAAAACCTGTTAAATCTTATTCTTTAACTTAAAGCATACTTGATGTTTAAAGCTATTCTTTTAATAACTGGTACAACAACAGAATTACCAATTTGTTTATAACAATGGGATTTTGCCATGTGATTAGGGAATTTAAACTGAAATGGGTCAAAACCTTGAAGCCCTAAACATTCTTGAATAGTCAATTTTCTATATTGATTATCAACTTTTACTAAAGGAACATTATGTCCACCAGTACCCATATTTGCTGTTAAAGTTGGGCATAATTGATTTTTATTTTCTCTGACATATACTCTTCTCCATTGATAGATAGTATCTTCTCTAATCATTGTTTTTTCTAATTCTGGATAATATTTATGAGATGATTCATAATAATAAGATTTATCTACCGTTGACCTGTCAATTATATCTGTAATTTTTCTAGTTAAAGAAATTGGTTTTGGTATTTTAAATTTATTTGACACAGTATTGCTCATGCAATTAGATGAATTATCATTAAAATCTTGATTTAGTGAACCAACTATATGTCCTTCATTTCTAAAACCAACAATATAAATTCTTTCTCTAGTTTGAGGAACATTACCATAATCTTTTGAGTTAAGGATAAAAGGAATAAATGAATAATTCAAACCTTTTGTAATAGTATCTTTGATAATTTCTAATGTTTTACCGTTATCATGTCCTGCTAAATTTTTAACATTTTCTAGTAAATAAGCCTTCGGCTGTATTTCTTCTATAAATCTTGCTGTTTCAAAAAATAAATTACCTCTACCCTGTGAATCATTAAAACCTTGGCGATAACCAGCAACCGAAAAGGCTTGACAGGGAAATCCTGATGTTATGACATCCACATATCCCCAATCTTTAGGATTTTTAACATTATGAATATCTTGTTCGTATAGTTGATGAGAATAATTATATCGGTATGTTTCACAGGCTTTTTGATCATATTCATTTGCCCATTTTATTTTATAACCTGCTTGAATAAATCCAGTACAAATTCCACCTATTCCCGCAAATAAACTTCCTACTGTAAATAATTGTGCTTCTTGATACTGTTGTTTATTATTTTTCATCATATTTAACCGCCTTTGAATAGTTATTTATTTTATATAATATCCTTTTAAAACGATATTGTCAACAACACTATATTTTAGTTATCCATTTAAAAGGCTATAATGAACAAAAAAAGATCATAAATTGAAATGCCACGAAAAAAACAAGATATATTAGCAGACGGCTTTAAAACTCGTTATAAAGCAATCGGGATGGAAAATGAAAAAATGGGGAAAAAAGTGTTTGGCTTAGTCTTTCCACAAAAATATCAAGATATTCTCGAAAATATGGACAGAAATGAAAGAATAAAGTTTATGAGAGAAGCTATTATTAATGCAATAGATAATTTTAAAAAACTATGAAAATTAATAGAAATATTGAAAATGATCAAGTAATAGTTAAAGAAGTTTTTGACATTTTAAAAGATAAGTTAGAAACCGATACATTAATTCGTTTACGGTTGATAGTCTCTATGAAAAAATTAAAAACTATGAAGAAGAAAATAAAATAAATTCGATTATATAATTAAAAGTAATGTAAAATTGTATATTGACAAATTCGCTTTAGCAAAATTTAATTAATTAAAGTTTAATGAGATTTTAGGAAAAGTTCTATCGATGAAAGGGGTGCAGTTCGATCGAGTTATAGATTATAATAAAATTTACTCAATTTATTGGATAATAAAATCAATGGCAATCAAAGAATTAATTTTAGAAGAAATTGAACAGATACCAGAAACAAAACTAACAGAAATCCTCAACTTTATTCGGACTTTCAAACAACAACTAAAAACAGAGGAAATACAAACAAAACCAATTTGGGAAATAGCAGACGAAATTATTAAAGATATTCCTGAATCTGCTTTTGAAAAGTTACCTAAAGACGGTGCAGAAAATCATGATATTTTCAAATATTTACAAATAAAAAATAATAAACTTAATGTATCTTCAACTCCTACCATTGAAGAAATGTTAAATGAATTAGCTAAAATACAGCAAGAAAATCCTATGTATTTAGAGTCAATAGAAAGAGTCGATCGAGTTAATGATATATGAGCAGATAAATGATAGAATTTTTAGTAGATACTAATGTTATTATTGAATTTTTAAACCTTTACCAAATCAGTCCGTAATGGAATGGTTATCATCTCAAAATATTATTGGAATTAGCGTGATTTCGGTAGAGGAAATATATTATGGATTAAATTATAAAAATGCTCAAAAACAATTAAATTGGTTTCGTAATTTTCTTGATTATCGATGTCAAATTTTTGTGATTACCCCTCAAATTGCACAAAGATGCGGAGAATTAAGAGCAAAATTGCGTCAACAAGGTATAACTAGAACTCAAGCTGATTTATTGATTGCTTCTACTGCTTATGAATATCAACTTTCGATCGTCACTCGTAATACTAAGGATTTTACTAATTGTGACATAAATATTTTTAATCCTTTTTTAGAACAAAATCCAGAAATTGAATGAGAAAATAATTGGTGAATATAAAATAAAAATTGATTTTGTTGAGTTATTAAGCTATGAAAACTAATATAAATAGAAAAAATGATCAAGCAATAATTAAAGAGGTTTTTGACATTTTAAAAGATAAGTTAGAAACAGATAAAATAATTCGCTTTTGGACAATTTGTAATTTGAATCCTCAAGATTATTGTGATTTAAAAGATCAACTTTTTCAAGATGAAACGGTAGATAGTCTTTATGAAAAAATCAAAAACTATGAGAAAGAAAATAAATCTTAATAAAGTTACTTTAATCTATTTCCATATTAGCTTTATCATCATGGAAGGCGGTTGATGATACAGAAAATATGATCATATTTTATTGTAGGCTCGATCGAGCAGCGCCACTTTCAGTGATCGAGCAAAAGGAAAGTTCGATCGAATATAATGTTCAGTTAAGATAAAATTTTAATCAGTGTTTTTTATGAACATATCTCATCAGCAAGAATTTTCTATAGAATATGCGCGTGAAAATTTTAATAAAGTTATTGAAAGCGCACAAAAAGAAGCAGTAACTTTAGTACGAAATGAGGAAAAATTTTTCTTAATTAATGAGAATATTTTAGAATCTTGGTTAGAAACTTTTGAAATCTTAAAAAACAAAGAAATTTTAGAAGATATTAAGATAGCTAGAGAAGAATATAAGAGAGGAGAAACTTTAACAATGGATGATATTTTTAGTTAGAAAAATGGTTTATCAGATTAGATTTTCTCAAAAAGCGAGTAAAGATATTACTAAATTATCCCCTCAACAAAAAGAAAAACTAAAAATAATTTTACAAGAAATATTATCTATCAATCCCTATATAGGAAAACCATTAAAAGGTAATTTAAAAGGTTTATACTCTTATCGTTTAAATATCAAAGATTGAATTTTATATGAAATTATCCCCGATGATGAAACAATCTTAATTATTAGGGCAAAAAGTCATTATGGAGACTAATTTTTTTATCAAAAAATAATTTATTGCAAAGCAGTTTATAAGGCAATTCTATTAATTAATTAAAGTTTGATGAGATTTTATGGTAGGTTCGATCGAGGAAAGGGGGCAGTTCGATCGAACTCTTGAAGTAATATTGAAATTAAATGACAAAATAATTTGTGAACAATAAATTCTAAACTTTTTAATCTTGGGATTCTACTAATCTACCCGTAACAAATTTATGTAAAATACTAGAAATTAATGTTTGATAAGGTATTCCTTCTTCGATCGCCCTTGTTTGAATTGCCTCTAAATCAAGAGAAGATAGTCGTAACGTAATTTTTTTATCTTTTGCCAGAGTTGCCTTAGCGTAACTTTGTATTTGTTGAAGACGTGTTGCATCTCCTACTGATTGCCATTCTTCATTTTCAAAGGAGTCTAATAAGTCTTTTTCCTCTTGGTTTAATTTATTCATCAATCTTTACCTAAATATTCTTTTGTTGCTTTTCGAGAAGGGATAATTGTTTTTAAAAAAATTTCTGTTTCTGTTTCCACATAAGGAATTAGAAAGCAATAATTTTGTATTTTGACAACCATTAGCCTTTGATTGGGATATTTTTCCTGATTGGGATGGATATAATCATCTAAAATATTACCTCGATCGATATTTGCCAAAACCGCTTCAAATGAGATTCCTCTCTCTTTTATTAATATCTTATTTTTATCTTGATTCCATTTTATCACTTTCATAAGTTTATTGTACATTGATTGTCTGTACAATGACATTTTTTAAGGTGAAAAACTCGATCGAGCAAGAGGAAGGATCGATCGACTTTTATGAGTTAATTCTATAATATTCTTATGTGGGCATTGCCCACCCTACGTTATATTTTTTATATCACACATATTAATTAAGAACATTGGACACAATAGATATAAAAACTAGCATTGATTTATTTGCAGGAATAGGTGGTTTTAGAATTGCCTTAGAAAATAATGGTTTTAATTGCATTTATTCCAATGATTATAACAAGTATAGTTGTCAGACATATTCCGCTAATTTTGGAGAAATATATTGCGGTGATTTAAAAGATATTGTAGCTTCAAATATCCCTAATTTTGATTTATTATGTGGTGGTTTTCCTTGTCAACCATTTTCGATCGCAGGTGTTAGCAAAAAGAAATCTTTAGGAAAAAAACACGGATTTGAAGATGAAAAACAAGGTAATTTATTTTTTAAAATTTTAAGAATAATAGACTTTCATCAACCTAAAATTATCTTCTTAGAAAATGTAAAAAATTTAAAAAGCCATGATAAAGGTAACACTTGGCAAGTAATAAAAAATGAATTGTTAATTAGAAATTATGAGATTTTTTCAGAAATAGTTGATGGTAAATATTACGTTCCTCAACATAGAGAGAGAATATTTATCGTTTGTTTTAATAAAAATATATTTCCTAATATTAATTTTGAATTTCCTAGTTTACCAATAAAAAGACTTTATGAATTAAAAGATATTTTGGAAAAAAATGTTGATGATAAATATACATTATCCGATAAATTATGGAATTATTTACAACAACATAAAAAAAATAGTCAAGCAAAGGGTAACGGTTTTGGTTTTGGAATTATCAATATGGAATCAGAATATACGAGAACATTAAGTGCAAGATATTATAAAGATGGTTCGGAAATATTAGTTGAGCAAATTAATAAAAATCCTCGCAGATTAACCCCTCGTGAATGTGCAAAATTGCTGGGTTTTCCCGATGATTTTATTATTCCAGTATCTGATGCTCAAGCCTACCGACAATTTGGAAATTCGGTTATTGTGCCTGTTGTTGATGCAATTCTTAAACAAATTAAAATTACCGTAGAAAAATATAATTTAGGTCAATCCCGACAAAAACAATTATCCTTATTTTAACAAGATAAAAGATGAATATTTTAAATAAAGTGGAATGTTTAAATTTTTTGATGTTGCTTTTATTGGTAAACCTTTAAATGCTGAGTTTATCAAAAATTTATCTGATTTACCTCATTTTGTTAATGAAAATCTTTAATAACCACTAATTATTTTTGCCACACGGTTTTAATATTTAAAAATTCGTGCATTCCTTCTATGCTTAATTCTCTACCATAACCTGAAGATTTTGTACCGCCAAAGGGTAAACGAGGATCAGATTTGACTAAACTATTAATAAATAATGCACCCACTTCTATATCTCTGACGGCAATTTTGATATTTTCCTCGTTATTTGTCCAAATAGAAGCACCTAACCCGAATATGGTACTATTAGCTAGTTCGATCGAACTGTGTAAATCTTTTACTCTAAATAATAGGGCAACAGGTCCAAAAAATTCTTCTGTCATGGCTGGAGAGTTAACGGGAATATCCGTCAAAATGGTAGGAGGATAAAAGTTTCCTTTCCCTTCCACACTTTTGCCACCAATTAACACTTTTGCCCCCATTTCGACACTTTTGTTAACTTGGTTAGTAATATCCCTTAAAATGGCAGGGGTTGCCAGAGGTCCTAAATCCGTGTTAGGGTTAAAAGGATCACCCATGACGATTTTTTGATATTTTTCGACTAATAACTGTTCAAATTTAGGTGCGATCGAATCTTGTAGAATAAATCTTTTAGCGGCGATACAAGTTTGACCATTATTCAACATTCTAGCAGTAACTGCTACCTCTACGGCTTCCTCAATATTAGCATCCTCCAACACAATAAAAGGATCACTCCCCCCTAACTCTAACACAGATTTTTTCAATTCCTGTCCTGCGATAGAAGCGACACTTTTTCCTGCTAATTCACTACCTGTGAGGGTGACGGCTTTAACTCGACTATCCCTTAACACTCCTTCCACTTGAGGAGACTCGATGAGTAAACTTTGAAAAACTCCTTCAGGAAAACCAGCGGATAACAACA
This window contains:
- a CDS encoding BrnT family toxin, whose protein sequence is MYNKLMKVIKWNQDKNKILIKERGISFEAVLANIDRGNILDDYIHPNQEKYPNQRLMVVKIQNYCFLIPYVETETEIFLKTIIPSRKATKEYLGKD
- a CDS encoding CopG family antitoxin → MNKLNQEEKDLLDSFENEEWQSVGDATRLQQIQSYAKATLAKDKKITLRLSSLDLEAIQTRAIEEGIPYQTLISSILHKFVTGRLVESQD
- a CDS encoding Bsp6I family type II restriction endonuclease; translation: MEKIQSNIILPEGSFLADLDIFTSEDKSYLMKIYELWLSLSKMLNKMGARSVNLPEGLSEGAFCLAMNVGRLRKIYSSSNQKINTSFDCYDLTKNKRIQVKACSILPDLTTFGPKSQWDELYFLDFYKNGQYLGDFDIYLIPNELIYNHPVNKNETFIDHQKQGRRPRFSIYKDLILKHNIKPVKSYSLT
- a CDS encoding PIN domain-containing protein gives rise to the protein MEWLSSQNIIGISVISVEEIYYGLNYKNAQKQLNWFRNFLDYRCQIFVITPQIAQRCGELRAKLRQQGITRTQADLLIASTAYEYQLSIVTRNTKDFTNCDINIFNPFLEQNPEIE
- the carB gene encoding carbamoyl-phosphate synthase large subunit; this encodes MPRREDINKILILGSGPIIIGQACEFDYSGTQACKALREEGYQVVLVNSNPATIMTDPETAERTYIEPITPEIVEKIIAKERPDALLPTMGGQTALNTAVALAESGALNKYGVELIGAKLPAIKMAEDRELFKEAMARIGVPVCPSGIACNWEEAKAVAEEIGSYPLIIRPAFTMGGTGGGIAYNQEEYEEMAKFGIDASPMSQILVEKSLIGWKEYELEVMRDMADNVVIVCSIENIDPMGVHTGDSITVAPAQTLTDKEYQRLRDYSKAIIREIGVETGGSNIQFSVNPVNGDVIVIEMNPRVSRSSALASKATGFPIAKFAAKLAVGYSLDEISNDITKKTPASFEPTIDYVVTKIPRFAFEKFPGSSPVLTTQMKSVGEAMAIGRTFAESFQKALRSLETGRFGFGCDKNETLPTLSQISSHLRTPTPERIFSVYHALRLGMTVEQIFELTAIDPWFLRKMQEIVEIEKYMRRKALKEITAPEMRFIKQHGFSDRQIAFATKTTEDEVRNFRKSLGILPIYKLVDTCAAEFEAFTPYYYSTYEAGENESIPTDKRKVMILGGGPNRIGQGIEFDYCCCHASFSLQDAGFEIIMVNSNPETVSTDYDTSDRLYFEPLTKEDVLNIIEAENPEGVIIQFGGQTPLKLAVPLKDYLANPTTTVTTKIWGTSPDSIDTAEDREKFEAILNELNIKQPPNGIARSFQESKIISNKIGYPVVVRPSYVLGGRGMRIVYNDAELEQYMRYAVDIEPDHPILIDKFLQNAIEVDIDALCDATGKVVIGGIMEHIEEAGVHSGDSACSIPYITLSEATVNTLRTWTEKLAKSLNVIGLMNIQYAVQGETCYILEANPRASRTVPFVSKAIGRPLAKIASLVMSGKTLEELGVTEEIIPNHISVKEAVLPFNKFVGTDTLLGPEMRSTGEVMGIDSDFGKAFAKAEIGAGVFVQTSGTVFISMNDRDKNTIVPVAKDLVELGFNIVATEGTKKVLVENGVKNVELVLKLHEGRPHVVDAIKNKQIQFIINTPNSDEETQTDGRTIRRSALDYKLPIITTIAGAKATVEAIRSLQSEPLQVKALQDYFV
- the dcm gene encoding DNA (cytosine-5-)-methyltransferase; protein product: MDTIDIKTSIDLFAGIGGFRIALENNGFNCIYSNDYNKYSCQTYSANFGEIYCGDLKDIVASNIPNFDLLCGGFPCQPFSIAGVSKKKSLGKKHGFEDEKQGNLFFKILRIIDFHQPKIIFLENVKNLKSHDKGNTWQVIKNELLIRNYEIFSEIVDGKYYVPQHRERIFIVCFNKNIFPNINFEFPSLPIKRLYELKDILEKNVDDKYTLSDKLWNYLQQHKKNSQAKGNGFGFGIINMESEYTRTLSARYYKDGSEILVEQINKNPRRLTPRECAKLLGFPDDFIIPVSDAQAYRQFGNSVIVPVVDAILKQIKITVEKYNLGQSRQKQLSLF
- a CDS encoding type II toxin-antitoxin system RelE family toxin encodes the protein MVYQIRFSQKASKDITKLSPQQKEKLKIILQEILSINPYIGKPLKGNLKGLYSYRLNIKD
- a CDS encoding NAD-dependent succinate-semialdehyde dehydrogenase, translated to MTIETINPYNQEIIKTFTPSTTAQINEKLDLAVSAFKDYRLTSLEFRGERLLKAGEILLANQEEYAKLMTLEMGKPIKQAFAEISKCALVCRFYAENAEQFLTPKYIETDASKSFVTYQPLGAILAVMPWNFPFWQVFRFLCPTLMAGNVGLLKHASNVPQCALAIESVLLSAGFPEGVFQSLLIESPQVEGVLRDSRVKAVTLTGSELAGKSVASIAGQELKKSVLELGGSDPFIVLEDANIEEAVEVAVTARMLNNGQTCIAAKRFILQDSIAPKFEQLLVEKYQKIVMGDPFNPNTDLGPLATPAILRDITNQVNKSVEMGAKVLIGGKSVEGKGNFYPPTILTDIPVNSPAMTEEFFGPVALLFRVKDLHSSIELANSTIFGLGASIWTNNEENIKIAVRDIEVGALFINSLVKSDPRLPFGGTKSSGYGRELSIEGMHEFLNIKTVWQK
- the dcm gene encoding DNA (cytosine-5-)-methyltransferase; translation: MMKNNKQQYQEAQLFTVGSLFAGIGGICTGFIQAGYKIKWANEYDQKACETYRYNYSHQLYEQDIHNVKNPKDWGYVDVITSGFPCQAFSVAGYRQGFNDSQGRGNLFFETARFIEEIQPKAYLLENVKNLAGHDNGKTLEIIKDTITKGLNYSFIPFILNSKDYGNVPQTRERIYIVGFRNEGHIVGSLNQDFNDNSSNCMSNTVSNKFKIPKPISLTRKITDIIDRSTVDKSYYYESSHKYYPELEKTMIREDTIYQWRRVYVRENKNQLCPTLTANMGTGGHNVPLVKVDNQYRKLTIQECLGLQGFDPFQFKFPNHMAKSHCYKQIGNSVVVPVIKRIALNIKYALS